The Streptomyces lienomycini sequence ACCTGACCGTCGGTGACCTGACCGCCCGTGACCTCTACGCCCTCCTTGGCCGCCTTCCTGATGTTGCGCCGCCACAGCTGGTTCATGCCCCTGAGCAGGTCGTCCTCGGTTCTGCCGGCCAACGGGATCTCGTACTTGAACTGGGGGTGCCCGACGCCGAAGCCGTCCTCCGGGCTCTGCGGCAGCCAGCCCGCGCCCCTGAGCCGGTCTGTCACCCGGGCGCCGACCGGGTCGGTCCAGCTGGCGGGCACATCGGTGAGCCGCCGCGTGCCCGGATCGGCGATGCCCTCCTTGATCTCGTCCGAACTCCAGACGTGTGTACGCACCGGCCCACCGAGCCGGATGGCGAACGCGCCGCCTGCCTTGAGGTGGGCGGCCAGCGGGTCGAGCCACGCGTCGACGTCGCCGGTCCAGTCGATGACCGGGCCCTCGGGCAGATAGGCCAGCGTGAAACGCTCGAGCCGTGGCACCGGCCGGTGCAGGACGAGCCCGGCGCCGACCAGTCGCGGGCCGTCGTACCAGCCCAGGGACTCGCTGCGCCACTCGGTCTTGACGCGCCCCCAGGCCGGGGTCTGCAGGAAACTGACCGAGCGCTGTGCCCGTACGAACGCCAGGTGCT is a genomic window containing:
- a CDS encoding lipid II:glycine glycyltransferase FemX, which codes for MSYSEPVRPMARSRRFPPGAAGVDLTVRPISAAEHLAFVRAQRSVSFLQTPAWGRVKTEWRSESLGWYDGPRLVGAGLVLHRPVPRLERFTLAYLPEGPVIDWTGDVDAWLDPLAAHLKAGGAFAIRLGGPVRTHVWSSDEIKEGIADPGTRRLTDVPASWTDPVGARVTDRLRGAGWLPQSPEDGFGVGHPQFKYEIPLAGRTEDDLLRGMNQLWRRNIRKAAKEGVEVTGGQVTDGQVSGREDVTAFHDLYVHTAERDRFTPRPLRYFETMFSVLGAEDPERIGLYLARHRGDLVAAAVMVRVGTHAVYAYGASSTGKREVRGSNACQWAMIRDALATGCDVYDLRGITPTLDLDDPHVGLIQFKAGTGGQAVRYVGEWDLPLRPLVYRTFDLYMKRRGR